A window of Lepidochelys kempii isolate rLepKem1 chromosome 1, rLepKem1.hap2, whole genome shotgun sequence contains these coding sequences:
- the LOC140905422 gene encoding uncharacterized protein: MKDRGHNRDPKQCRVKLKELRQAYQKTREANSRSGSEPQTCRFYDELHAILGGSATTTPAVFFDSFNGDGGNMEAGFGDEEDDDEEEVVDSSQQASGETGFPDSQELFLTLDLEPVPPEPTQGCLLDPAGGEGTSAACVSMITGSSPSQRLVKLRKKKKRTRDEMFSELMLSSHTDRAQTNAWRQIMSECRKAQKDREERWRAEESKWRAEESKWRAEDRAEAQMWRQRDERRQDSMLRLLQDQTRMLQCMVELQQRQLEHRLPLLPLCNQPPSSPSSIASTPRRPRTRWGGLRPTSHSTTEDCPKKRRLSFNKF, translated from the exons atgaaggacagaggccataacagggacccgaagcagtgccgcgtgaaactgaaggagctgaggcaagcctaccagaaaaccagagaggcgaacagccgctctgggtcagagccccaaacatgccgcttctatgatgagctgcatgccattttagggggttcagccaccactaccccagccgtgttttttgactccttcaatggagatggaggcaatatggaagcaggttttggggacgaagaagatgatgatgaggaggaggttgtagatagctcacagcaagcaagcggagaaaccggttttcccgacagccaggaactgtttctcaccctagacctggagccagtaccccccgaacccacccaaggctgcctcctggacccagcaggtggagaagggacctctg ctgcatgtgtttcaatgatcacaggatcttctccttcccagaggctagtgaagcttagaaagaaaaaaaaacgcactcgcgatgaaatgttctccgagctcatgctgtcctcccacactgacagagcacagacgaatgcgtggaggcaaataatgtcagagtgcaggaaagcacaaaaagaccgggaggagaggtggagggctgaagagagtaagtggcgggctgaagagagtaagtggcgggctgaagacagggctgaagctcaaatgtggcggcagcgtgatgagaggaggcaggattcaatgctgaggctgctgcaggaccaaaccagaatgctccagtgtatggttgagctgcagcaaaggcagctggagcacagactgccactgctgcccctctgtaaccaaccgccctcctccccaagttccatagcctccacacccagacgcccaagaacgcggtgggggggcctccggccaaccagccactccacaacagaggattgcccaaaaaaaagaaggctgtcattcaataaattttaa